From a region of the Methanolobus tindarius DSM 2278 genome:
- the hisB gene encoding imidazoleglycerol-phosphate dehydratase HisB, which yields MRKAEISRKTSETDISIGIELDGKGVANISTGVGFFDHMLTAFTKHGNFDLTVKATGDLIVDDHHLIEDTGIVLGQVLAEALGNKAGIARFGEARIPMDEALATVALDLGGRSYLVIDADFKAPKVGEFSTQMVDHFFEAVAQNAKINMHAHVYGDNDHHKIEALFKAFAYALRRAVVVEGDEIKSTKGVL from the coding sequence ATGAGAAAAGCAGAAATTTCACGCAAAACCAGCGAAACTGACATCTCCATTGGGATTGAGCTTGATGGAAAAGGCGTTGCAAACATTAGTACAGGTGTAGGTTTTTTTGACCATATGCTGACTGCTTTTACAAAACATGGAAACTTCGACCTCACTGTAAAAGCCACTGGAGACCTCATTGTAGATGACCACCACCTGATAGAAGATACAGGTATAGTCCTTGGTCAGGTACTGGCTGAAGCACTTGGAAACAAAGCAGGTATTGCAAGATTTGGAGAGGCACGTATCCCCATGGATGAAGCACTTGCAACAGTTGCACTTGACCTTGGAGGGCGAAGCTATCTTGTAATAGATGCAGACTTTAAAGCTCCTAAAGTTGGTGAGTTCAGCACCCAGATGGTAGACCACTTCTTCGAAGCCGTTGCCCAGAATGCAAAAATAAACATGCATGCTCATGTTTATGGCGACAACGACCACCACAAAATAGAAGCACTCTTTAAAGCATTCGCTTATGCTCTTAGAAGAGCAGTAGTTGTAGAAGGCGACGAGATTAAAAGCACTAAAGGAGTGCTTTGA
- a CDS encoding MutS-related protein, with protein MMAEVRTLQDIPGIGDKMSKRFVEHFGSEVQALDAILAGDIASISEVEGIGQRYAISLIQDVASRVEGVTMADFLRTREAMDVYEKLLDLVREFAHTGYSREKLHVFFPYPSTKAEKIMQVRESVSYYMHTASLLEGDDSIADLLSTVSQLNFRYQCPKIRDRVIITSDQEYYESARKRFSGLVDVHFARSLSELIDISRGFSQVIAVGDKFLAFDFPEDIEPEFVSDLDDLDDYKIIPEKEIFLFSRNLSSLESSVNLVRLLRSKGVSFFEKMDDDAIEMLSSTLALIDEDGDIVHGMDAELDRISDAISSLNVVVAETVSSVNEELNSSLENSQMTLSGQDMLKVMNGSMELKEILSKKLHKNYSSVVKDAVERICNELHLEKKERLLVDSLFPEEIMHPIEADVESLNNLRQYLDKKAQKRKFNHKREVSRILSAYRELSREMVKSVLDFDVGFAIGLFSRTYGLTMPAIIDGAGVGLKSGRNLFLLSRHGDVIPVDYSIGKNSFGLENDDSRVVLLSGVNSGGKTSLLELLAQSIILAHMGFPVPAEMMEISLTESMYYFAKSKGTLDAGAFETTLTEFSVVADESAKFVLADELESITEPGASAKIMAGILEVLMENDSTMSIFVSHLSEQILENTNRNIRVDGIEASGLDSELNLVVDRNPRYNYVAKSTPELIVERLSKKTGGKEQEFYEKLRNKFR; from the coding sequence ATGATGGCAGAAGTAAGGACATTACAGGATATTCCTGGTATTGGGGATAAGATGTCAAAACGTTTCGTGGAACATTTTGGTAGTGAGGTTCAGGCACTTGATGCGATACTGGCAGGGGATATTGCCAGCATTTCAGAAGTTGAAGGAATAGGGCAACGCTATGCTATATCATTGATACAGGATGTTGCATCAAGGGTGGAAGGCGTAACCATGGCTGATTTTTTGAGAACACGGGAGGCAATGGATGTCTACGAGAAATTGCTTGATCTTGTACGTGAGTTTGCTCATACAGGTTATTCCAGGGAGAAATTACATGTGTTCTTCCCATATCCTTCCACAAAAGCAGAAAAAATCATGCAGGTAAGAGAATCTGTTTCATATTATATGCATACAGCAAGTCTGCTGGAAGGCGATGATAGTATTGCTGATTTGCTGTCAACGGTCTCCCAGCTTAATTTCAGGTACCAATGTCCAAAAATACGCGATCGTGTGATAATCACATCAGATCAGGAATACTATGAATCTGCAAGAAAACGATTTTCTGGTTTAGTTGATGTCCATTTTGCAAGGTCTCTATCAGAGCTAATAGATATTTCCAGAGGTTTTTCACAGGTAATCGCAGTAGGTGATAAATTCCTGGCTTTTGATTTCCCTGAAGATATAGAACCTGAATTTGTATCTGATCTCGATGATCTCGATGATTATAAAATAATACCGGAAAAAGAAATATTCCTGTTTTCCCGTAATCTCAGCTCCCTTGAGTCCTCTGTGAATTTAGTGAGACTGCTACGGTCAAAAGGAGTGAGTTTTTTTGAGAAAATGGATGACGATGCAATTGAAATGTTATCATCGACCCTTGCTCTTATTGATGAGGATGGTGACATTGTTCACGGGATGGATGCTGAACTTGACAGGATATCCGATGCAATTTCAAGTCTCAATGTCGTTGTTGCTGAGACTGTCAGTTCTGTAAATGAAGAACTGAACTCATCTCTTGAGAATAGCCAGATGACGTTGAGTGGTCAGGACATGCTAAAGGTCATGAATGGCTCAATGGAGTTGAAAGAGATACTGAGTAAGAAGCTGCATAAGAATTATAGTTCAGTTGTAAAGGATGCTGTTGAAAGGATATGCAATGAACTTCACCTGGAGAAAAAAGAGCGTTTACTTGTGGATTCTCTGTTCCCTGAGGAAATAATGCATCCAATAGAGGCGGATGTTGAAAGTCTTAACAACTTAAGGCAATACCTTGACAAAAAGGCACAGAAAAGAAAGTTCAATCATAAACGTGAAGTTTCCCGTATATTATCTGCTTACAGGGAACTTTCCCGGGAGATGGTGAAGTCAGTTCTTGATTTTGACGTGGGTTTTGCAATTGGCCTCTTTTCAAGAACTTACGGTCTTACAATGCCTGCTATCATAGATGGTGCAGGTGTTGGGTTAAAGAGCGGAAGAAATCTTTTCCTTCTTTCAAGACATGGGGATGTAATTCCGGTTGATTATTCCATTGGTAAAAATTCCTTTGGCCTGGAAAACGATGATAGTCGCGTTGTACTTTTAAGCGGTGTTAATTCGGGAGGTAAGACCTCCCTTCTGGAATTACTTGCACAAAGCATTATTCTTGCTCACATGGGTTTCCCGGTTCCCGCAGAAATGATGGAAATCTCTCTTACAGAGTCAATGTACTACTTCGCCAAATCAAAAGGTACGCTGGATGCAGGCGCTTTTGAAACAACCCTTACTGAATTTTCAGTGGTGGCAGATGAATCTGCAAAATTCGTTCTGGCTGATGAACTGGAGTCGATTACTGAACCGGGCGCATCAGCAAAAATAATGGCAGGGATACTTGAAGTGTTAATGGAAAATGACAGTACAATGTCGATATTCGTATCTCATCTTTCCGAGCAGATATTGGAAAATACCAACCGCAATATCCGGGTTGATGGAATTGAGGCTAGTGGTCTGGATTCAGAATTGAATCTTGTAGTCGATAGAAATCCTCGCTATAATTATGTCGCAAAAAGCACTCCTGAATTGATAGTAGAGAGACTATCAAAAAAGACCGGTGGTAAAGAACAGGAATTTTACGAGAAATTAAGAAATAAATTCCGATAA
- a CDS encoding DUF4130 domain-containing protein produces MIVAFRENVEGVLLACAELMANKDCKLISAKDRESLKQKMEFAGITDVKMLGFRATVDTSKIVCYIFGSQRARMFQRDPDVEGYISMVLRHRSSSPIELVNFLISCEGNVELLYSGKTRTGKKYYNYMRDVSRSYHRLCMFARPYSVNGVLSVKVDSPHHIGDMFCRWLARKNPDLPVAVIQRDVAWIGNGRHVGLDHYTNIPASLAGSLEFISTTDEIDDLWDMYYDSQAIPKRRNKTHAKQLQPKTSASMSKMSERDRYKVERGIANCTLDNFASGSEV; encoded by the coding sequence ATGATAGTAGCATTCAGGGAAAATGTGGAAGGTGTTCTGCTTGCATGTGCAGAACTTATGGCGAATAAAGATTGCAAACTCATCAGTGCAAAGGACAGGGAATCACTGAAGCAGAAAATGGAGTTTGCAGGTATAACTGACGTAAAAATGCTGGGATTCAGGGCGACAGTTGATACTTCTAAAATTGTATGCTACATTTTCGGTTCACAAAGAGCAAGGATGTTCCAGCGTGACCCTGATGTTGAAGGTTACATTTCAATGGTTCTGAGGCATCGTAGTTCAAGTCCTATTGAGCTGGTGAACTTTTTGATTTCATGTGAAGGTAATGTCGAATTGCTATATTCAGGCAAGACAAGAACCGGAAAAAAATACTATAATTACATGCGTGATGTTAGTCGTTCATATCACCGTTTGTGTATGTTTGCACGTCCATATTCTGTGAATGGTGTGCTTTCTGTAAAAGTAGATTCTCCGCACCACATTGGAGATATGTTCTGTCGATGGCTTGCAAGAAAAAATCCTGATCTTCCGGTTGCAGTGATTCAAAGGGATGTTGCATGGATAGGAAATGGAAGACATGTGGGACTGGATCATTATACAAATATCCCTGCTTCCCTTGCAGGAAGTCTGGAATTCATATCGACTACTGATGAGATAGATGACCTGTGGGACATGTATTATGATTCACAGGCAATCCCTAAGAGGAGAAACAAGACACATGCAAAGCAATTGCAACCCAAGACCTCAGCTTCAATGAGCAAGATGTCCGAAAGGGACAGGTATAAAGTTGAAAGGGGGATCGCAAATTGTACTCTCGACAATTTTGCATCCGGGTCGGAGGTATGA
- a CDS encoding radical SAM protein, with protein MNHRSPANEHHMTLMERMRVLSEGTKYDSCNQSAVCHAFGPDGRCIQLYKTLMTNACSGECTYCPNRCGRDSVKASLSPEEITKITWSFYRRNAIEGLFLSSGVIGDAERTAEKQLEVARLLRGQGFTGYIHIRVMPGTPKYLLEEIAECANKFGVNAETTSTINYSEICPNFDYKNDVLQRLQWTRDLINKKRKEEGFRGRIIGANDTQFVVGAVQESDREIIGTVENFMNRYELRRPYFMSFDPVPFTPLENNAPSPMWREIRLYQTSYLLKDYGMTACDLDSVLDDNGFLMDMDPKMLLASCNPDMFPINVNTANRDDLLKVPGIGPVGANRIIQSRPINSEKELSRMGVVISRARPFIELNGKRQTNLFSFTGVGA; from the coding sequence ATGAACCACAGAAGTCCTGCTAATGAGCACCATATGACGCTTATGGAAAGGATGAGAGTATTGTCCGAAGGCACGAAGTATGATAGTTGCAACCAGAGCGCTGTCTGTCATGCTTTCGGACCCGATGGCCGCTGCATACAGCTCTACAAAACACTGATGACAAATGCCTGCTCCGGGGAGTGCACATATTGTCCTAACAGGTGCGGCAGGGATTCTGTGAAGGCATCGTTAAGTCCGGAAGAGATTACGAAAATCACGTGGTCATTCTATCGCAGAAATGCAATTGAGGGTTTATTCCTGTCATCAGGTGTTATTGGTGATGCCGAGAGGACTGCTGAGAAGCAACTGGAGGTAGCAAGGCTTCTTCGGGGGCAGGGATTCACAGGTTACATACACATTCGTGTGATGCCGGGGACACCTAAGTATCTGCTGGAGGAGATCGCTGAGTGTGCAAACAAGTTTGGGGTAAATGCAGAGACTACAAGTACAATAAATTACTCGGAGATCTGCCCGAACTTTGATTACAAGAATGATGTACTCCAGCGCTTGCAATGGACCCGTGATCTCATCAACAAAAAAAGAAAGGAAGAAGGTTTTAGAGGCCGCATTATAGGTGCGAATGACACTCAATTTGTGGTGGGCGCAGTTCAGGAATCTGACAGGGAAATTATCGGAACCGTTGAGAATTTTATGAACAGGTATGAGCTAAGAAGACCATATTTCATGAGTTTTGATCCGGTTCCATTCACGCCTCTTGAGAACAATGCTCCATCTCCTATGTGGAGGGAGATAAGGCTTTACCAGACATCTTATCTTCTGAAAGATTATGGCATGACTGCATGTGATCTGGATTCTGTTCTTGACGATAATGGTTTCCTTATGGATATGGATCCAAAGATGCTTCTTGCTTCATGTAATCCTGATATGTTCCCTATCAATGTGAATACCGCAAACAGAGACGACTTGCTCAAAGTGCCGGGAATTGGGCCGGTGGGTGCAAACAGGATAATCCAGTCAAGACCGATTAATTCAGAAAAGGAACTTTCACGTATGGGTGTGGTTATCAGTCGTGCCAGGCCTTTTATTGAACTCAATGGAAAAAGACAGACAAATCTCTTCTCATTTACAGGTGTGGGAGCATGA
- a CDS encoding helix-turn-helix domain-containing protein gives MSTLDNNESENPEHTDRLKLFSALGSETRLRMLQRLTEGEMHISELARELSISVPVAAKHANILEDADLIQRKVYGKTHVLQLNNKNIFHALDIFAPSRTVEVEKGATLLQALKKAAVVEVKDVHGQDNIVSTNGEEGFFVYEVDGVFSDKNVNEFVFDKNSTVMWKKLEPISILKVKVKIAEE, from the coding sequence ATGAGCACTCTCGATAACAATGAATCCGAGAATCCAGAGCATACTGACCGTCTTAAGCTGTTTAGCGCTCTTGGAAGTGAAACCAGACTCAGGATGCTTCAAAGGCTGACTGAGGGCGAAATGCACATATCAGAACTCGCAAGGGAGCTCAGCATCTCTGTGCCGGTTGCTGCAAAGCACGCAAATATACTGGAAGATGCTGACCTTATACAGCGCAAGGTTTATGGAAAGACCCATGTCCTGCAGCTTAATAACAAGAATATTTTCCATGCACTTGATATATTTGCACCTTCCAGGACTGTTGAAGTTGAAAAGGGTGCAACATTGCTTCAGGCACTTAAGAAAGCAGCAGTTGTTGAAGTAAAAGACGTTCACGGCCAAGATAATATTGTTTCCACAAACGGCGAGGAAGGTTTCTTTGTCTACGAAGTCGATGGTGTTTTCTCTGACAAGAATGTCAATGAATTTGTTTTTGACAAGAATTCCACAGTTATGTGGAAAAAACTTGAGCCTATCAGTATCTTGAAAGTTAAAGTAAAGATTGCTGAAGAGTAA
- a CDS encoding apurinic/apyrimidinic endonuclease family protein — MKETVNFSLYENDMKMFDSDWGKIRNFLVRHDLDGLELFVDSSPLPNDVPKDLIVGVHLPYWMGRHRAWADPSVFTQDMEEFERIYVFGGGSQDEVIGTFRKALDNAHILEAEYAVFHVSYAELEQVYTRCFNCTDNDVLETTADFLNKAVSVYPDGEPPVRLFFENLWWPGLTFLDSMNVEYFSSLLDFDNWAFVLDTGHLMNATMKCDDENCSINVVLDLLSRHSEDFIKKIEGMHFHCSLSGEFMRNSMDLEIPEGFEELPFHERLMSVMGILDQMDQHMPFSSENCSQIVDMVSPDYLTHEFVATDLRSLDEKLYIQTQALRK; from the coding sequence ATGAAAGAGACGGTGAACTTCTCTTTGTATGAGAATGACATGAAAATGTTTGATTCTGATTGGGGAAAGATACGGAATTTCCTTGTTCGGCATGATCTTGATGGCCTGGAACTTTTTGTGGATTCCTCCCCTCTTCCTAATGATGTACCAAAGGATCTGATTGTAGGAGTCCACCTGCCTTACTGGATGGGAAGGCACAGGGCATGGGCTGATCCGTCTGTATTTACACAGGATATGGAGGAGTTTGAAAGGATCTATGTTTTTGGCGGCGGAAGCCAGGACGAAGTGATTGGGACTTTCAGAAAAGCCCTTGATAATGCTCATATTCTGGAGGCGGAATATGCGGTTTTTCATGTATCTTATGCGGAACTGGAACAGGTCTACACACGCTGTTTTAACTGCACAGATAATGATGTGCTTGAAACGACAGCAGATTTTTTGAATAAAGCTGTTTCTGTTTATCCTGATGGAGAGCCCCCGGTTAGATTGTTCTTTGAAAATCTGTGGTGGCCGGGACTTACATTCCTTGATTCTATGAATGTTGAATACTTTTCATCATTGCTTGATTTTGATAACTGGGCTTTTGTTCTTGATACGGGTCACCTGATGAATGCCACAATGAAATGTGATGACGAAAATTGCTCTATCAATGTAGTTCTTGATCTTCTTTCCAGACATTCGGAGGACTTCATTAAGAAAATAGAAGGAATGCATTTTCATTGCAGTCTGTCGGGCGAGTTCATGCGCAACTCTATGGATCTGGAAATTCCGGAAGGTTTTGAAGAATTGCCTTTCCATGAACGATTAATGTCTGTGATGGGAATACTGGACCAGATGGATCAGCATATGCCATTTTCAAGTGAGAATTGCTCGCAGATAGTTGATATGGTGTCTCCTGATTATCTGACGCATGAATTTGTCGCAACTGACTTGCGCTCTCTTGATGAGAAATTGTATATACAGACACAAGCATTACGCAAGTAA
- a CDS encoding adenosylcobinamide amidohydrolase gives MTSRTTNGADAGTSPAKDSRSAERKSTLLFETTSKEKVYRFSDSILVSLPKGRKTLTTSWLNGGYREDVRAVFNHMIPKGKHAPKELEGGSVPAYLRIIAERIGTDPDTSSGLLTAANMDNVAIVTKSFRGVEVTAIMTAGIEVNGGRAGDPASYYQEGGSHQLIQGTINLILVIGADMPEYAMTRSIITASEAKAAALQQLMAPSRYSNSIATGSGTDMIAVVCDGTSSLTLTDSGQHSKLGELIGKAVIECTHKALELQSDLSPLSQRDMLVRLERFGISEADYWKVASGLNGANRKAAFLKVLREMSKNPVLVGATGTILHIVDEISWGLIPETAGRRVAVSVMKSLPGMLGMDDFVPFDELTDEKDLIVDNWIRVTAWMAKNCDHKGLCLKVPQD, from the coding sequence ATGACTTCCAGAACCACAAACGGGGCGGATGCAGGTACAAGTCCTGCAAAAGACAGCAGGAGTGCGGAAAGGAAAAGCACTCTTCTTTTTGAGACCACGAGTAAGGAAAAAGTTTACAGATTCAGCGATTCCATTCTTGTTAGCTTGCCAAAAGGTCGCAAAACACTTACAACTTCATGGCTAAACGGTGGATATCGTGAAGATGTCAGGGCAGTTTTCAATCACATGATTCCAAAAGGAAAGCATGCACCAAAAGAACTTGAAGGGGGTAGTGTTCCTGCTTATCTTCGTATTATTGCAGAAAGAATCGGGACTGACCCCGATACTTCTTCCGGGTTGCTGACAGCTGCCAACATGGACAACGTTGCAATAGTTACGAAATCTTTCCGCGGAGTTGAAGTTACTGCTATAATGACTGCCGGTATTGAAGTCAATGGAGGGCGTGCCGGTGATCCAGCATCTTATTATCAGGAAGGAGGTTCACATCAGTTAATTCAGGGTACAATTAATCTTATTCTTGTCATTGGTGCCGATATGCCGGAATATGCGATGACAAGGTCAATCATAACTGCAAGTGAGGCAAAGGCTGCTGCCCTGCAGCAACTCATGGCACCAAGCCGCTATTCAAATTCTATTGCCACAGGTTCCGGAACTGATATGATTGCAGTAGTTTGTGACGGAACAAGCTCTTTAACTCTGACAGATTCTGGGCAGCATTCCAAGCTTGGGGAACTTATTGGCAAGGCTGTCATTGAATGTACTCACAAAGCACTTGAACTTCAATCTGATCTGAGTCCTCTTTCCCAGAGGGATATGCTTGTAAGGCTTGAACGTTTCGGAATATCAGAAGCTGATTACTGGAAAGTTGCCTCAGGACTTAATGGTGCTAACCGCAAAGCAGCTTTCCTGAAAGTTCTCAGGGAGATGTCTAAAAATCCGGTACTTGTAGGGGCAACCGGTACGATACTGCATATTGTTGACGAGATTTCATGGGGTCTTATTCCGGAAACTGCCGGCAGGAGAGTTGCGGTTTCTGTGATGAAATCTCTCCCCGGAATGCTTGGAATGGATGACTTCGTTCCATTTGATGAATTGACTGATGAAAAGGATCTGATTGTAGACAACTGGATCCGTGTTACTGCATGGATGGCAAAAAACTGTGACCACAAAGGTTTGTGCTTAAAGGTGCCGCAGGATTAG
- a CDS encoding MATE family efflux transporter — protein MTGNNCVDSPEPKADLGETTSGMKAMLGDPKKAMLKLALPIMLGMSIQTLYNLVDTFWVSGLGADALAAVGFVFPFFFVIIALSNGLGVGAGSAISRRLGSRDKCGADNVAVHTMILMLILSALFTIPLYTFAEPIFVLIGAGKTASMASLYGKIIFGGSILLFFTNVANAILRSEGDTKRAMYAMIFGSVLNIILDPIFIYTLDFGVSGAAWATVISMGVTAVIMVNWLFFRKDTYITFDFKDFHFEKGILMDIFRVGVPASVQQTSMALMMLVMNVIIIAVSDTDGVAVYTVGWRVVTIAIAPLIGIATAVVTLAGFSYGEGSYDKVSFTHIYSMKVGLVVETVIAVFTYVLAPQIAWVFTQSESASHITNDLTLFLRIICIFYPTVSLGLLSSSLFQGVGKGMNALFASILRALIFVPLFAVIFAFSLDMGLIGVWWGMVTGNILGSLFIFAWARFYVSKLLKSGNANVASASHDREETRA, from the coding sequence ATGACTGGTAATAATTGTGTTGATAGTCCTGAACCAAAAGCAGACCTTGGTGAAACTACTTCCGGTATGAAGGCCATGCTTGGCGATCCTAAAAAGGCAATGCTCAAACTGGCATTGCCAATCATGCTTGGGATGTCAATCCAGACACTTTATAATTTAGTGGACACATTCTGGGTTTCAGGTCTTGGAGCTGATGCTCTGGCAGCCGTAGGTTTTGTGTTCCCGTTCTTCTTTGTGATAATTGCATTGTCAAACGGTCTCGGTGTTGGTGCAGGTTCGGCCATTTCCCGCAGACTTGGTTCAAGGGATAAATGCGGGGCTGATAATGTTGCAGTTCACACAATGATATTGATGCTGATTCTTTCAGCTCTTTTTACAATTCCCCTGTACACTTTTGCTGAACCTATATTCGTTCTCATAGGTGCAGGCAAGACCGCATCAATGGCCAGTTTGTATGGAAAGATAATCTTTGGAGGAAGTATTCTCCTTTTCTTCACCAACGTTGCAAATGCTATCCTGCGAAGTGAAGGTGATACTAAAAGAGCTATGTATGCCATGATATTCGGTTCTGTATTGAACATCATACTTGATCCGATATTCATTTATACTCTGGATTTTGGTGTTTCAGGCGCAGCATGGGCAACAGTAATCTCAATGGGTGTTACCGCAGTTATAATGGTTAACTGGCTGTTCTTCAGGAAGGACACATACATCACATTTGATTTCAAGGATTTCCACTTTGAAAAAGGAATTCTCATGGATATTTTCCGTGTTGGTGTGCCAGCATCAGTACAACAGACATCAATGGCTCTTATGATGCTTGTGATGAATGTTATCATAATCGCTGTAAGTGATACTGATGGTGTGGCTGTCTACACTGTGGGATGGCGTGTTGTTACCATTGCAATCGCCCCTCTTATAGGAATAGCCACAGCAGTTGTGACGCTAGCCGGTTTTTCATATGGTGAAGGTTCCTATGACAAAGTTTCTTTCACGCACATATATTCCATGAAAGTGGGTCTTGTAGTGGAAACAGTGATAGCTGTCTTTACTTATGTGTTAGCTCCCCAGATTGCATGGGTGTTCACACAATCAGAAAGTGCATCACATATCACAAATGACCTTACTTTATTTTTGAGGATCATCTGCATATTCTACCCGACAGTCTCGCTTGGTTTACTTTCATCCTCTCTGTTCCAGGGCGTTGGCAAAGGCATGAATGCGCTCTTTGCGTCCATTTTACGTGCTCTTATATTCGTTCCCCTGTTTGCAGTTATTTTTGCATTCAGTCTGGACATGGGACTTATTGGTGTATGGTGGGGAATGGTAACAGGAAACATTCTGGGTTCGTTGTTTATCTTCGCATGGGCAAGGTTCTATGTTTCAAAGCTTTTGAAATCAGGAAATGCAAATGTTGCATCTGCATCACATGATCGTGAGGAAACGAGGGCATAA
- a CDS encoding MarR family winged helix-turn-helix transcriptional regulator has protein sequence MTSSLKSSELNDKSDSCMCIGKNECIGRDISHLFRSINIYLSNALEPHGLGSGQFPFFMRLLHHDGVSQESLANMLRYDRATITRSLNKLEDQGYVIRKRDPNDKRAYCVYLTEEGRKMGPILMEIGANLNDVLLHGFNDDEKAMFISLVEKAAMNIASENEIKKASNDW, from the coding sequence ATGACTTCTAGCCTTAAATCTTCCGAATTGAACGATAAATCTGATTCCTGCATGTGCATAGGAAAAAACGAATGCATAGGCCGCGATATTTCTCACCTGTTCAGGTCTATCAACATCTATCTCTCAAATGCCCTGGAGCCTCATGGACTGGGAAGCGGACAATTTCCATTTTTCATGCGCCTGCTTCATCATGATGGTGTCAGTCAGGAATCTCTTGCCAATATGTTGCGATACGACAGGGCTACGATAACCCGTTCTCTGAATAAACTTGAGGATCAGGGTTACGTGATAAGAAAACGGGATCCCAATGACAAACGCGCCTACTGTGTCTACCTTACTGAAGAAGGTCGCAAGATGGGTCCGATCCTGATGGAGATTGGTGCAAATCTTAATGATGTGTTGCTTCACGGCTTTAACGATGATGAAAAAGCTATGTTCATATCACTTGTTGAAAAGGCAGCAATGAATATTGCTTCGGAAAACGAAATAAAGAAGGCTTCAAATGACTGGTAA
- a CDS encoding ABC transporter ATP-binding protein, producing the protein MEPSIIEVKGLRKEYGDFVAVDNLSFSVGKGQIFGIVGPNGAGKTTTLKMLSSLIRPTSGSIHMKDLDISADAVEIKSFLGFLPEESPLYEGMEVDDYLMYFAELYCVPKDLAKKRIRELLFDLALNPDGKKIGDLSKGMKRKVAIARSLINDPDVLIYDEPASGLDPMTSRYITDYVRSLKQSGKTIIFSAHNLYQVESLCDRILILKGGKLVTLGTAEEIRKEYGKIQYRLEFKVDDIADYTISEVVKEVDESYVVITNDINVVNKTTKWVASKGGDIVEMRTIVPSLEEIFLELMGVELFVD; encoded by the coding sequence GTGGAACCTTCTATCATTGAAGTTAAAGGACTTCGCAAGGAATATGGCGATTTTGTAGCCGTTGATAACCTTTCTTTCTCAGTGGGAAAAGGGCAGATTTTCGGAATAGTCGGACCAAACGGTGCCGGTAAAACTACCACTCTGAAAATGCTCAGCAGTCTAATCAGGCCCACATCCGGTTCTATCCATATGAAAGATCTGGATATATCCGCAGATGCAGTTGAAATTAAGTCTTTCCTCGGTTTTCTTCCGGAAGAGTCTCCGCTTTATGAGGGCATGGAAGTAGACGATTATCTCATGTACTTTGCAGAGCTTTACTGTGTTCCCAAGGACCTTGCTAAGAAAAGGATACGTGAACTTCTTTTTGATCTTGCTCTCAACCCGGATGGCAAGAAAATAGGTGATCTTTCAAAAGGTATGAAACGAAAGGTTGCTATTGCGCGCTCACTAATCAATGACCCCGATGTCCTTATCTATGATGAACCTGCATCTGGTCTTGACCCAATGACTTCCAGGTACATCACGGATTATGTGCGTTCCCTGAAGCAATCAGGTAAGACCATTATATTCAGTGCTCATAACCTGTACCAGGTGGAAAGCCTTTGTGACAGGATACTGATTTTAAAAGGTGGAAAGCTTGTAACACTTGGCACTGCCGAAGAGATCAGGAAAGAGTATGGTAAGATCCAGTATCGTCTTGAGTTTAAGGTCGATGATATTGCAGACTATACTATCTCCGAAGTTGTCAAGGAAGTTGATGAAAGTTATGTGGTAATCACAAACGATATCAATGTAGTCAACAAGACAACTAAATGGGTTGCTTCAAAAGGCGGGGATATTGTTGAAATGCGTACCATAGTCCCGTCACTGGAAGAGATTTTCCTTGAGCTCATGGGCGTTGAGCTTTTTGTTGATTAA